A window of Mustela lutreola isolate mMusLut2 chromosome X, mMusLut2.pri, whole genome shotgun sequence genomic DNA:
CTTTGTCCTTTCTCAATCTTCACTGCTATGCCGCAGTGGTTGCAGTCCaaagaaaccccccccccccttttttttaaatttttatatattttttaaagatttttatttatttatttaaccgagagagatcacaagtaggcagggaggcaggcggggttgggggggaagcaggctccctgctgagcagagagtctgatgcggggctcaatcccaggaccctgagatcaagacctgagccgaaggaagagacttaacccactgagccacccaggtgccccagaacttgattttttagagaaaaagaaggaatagtTATTTGTCTCGTTGATATTTAGGAAGGTAGAGTCAATCATTTTCCAAATGTCATATGCCTTCTTAGTACTTTTGGTCTCCTTGATATCActgtaagaatgtaaaatgggcaAGACCAAAATGACTCCCCcactgggggagagggaaaccccttgtttttttttttttttttaaagtactattaGAATTTTTAGTATAGGACAAAAAGGATAGTCTCTTAGAAACAGTGATACTTATTATGTAAGTTTCAATATTAAAGACATTTCATAAATATAattgtataaaaatacaaaacttgaGGCGGTCCCAGATGCTTAATGCAGATCCTGTCCTCTAATTTGCTGACCCTAGCATGGAGTCTTTGCATTGTGGAATCTTTATatatagaattaatttttaaatagctaGCTAACCTAATAGCTAACTAATAACTAACCTAATATCTAACTAAACTTATAGCTAACTAACtaatacttctattttttaatagctAGCTAACAACTCTTGCATTATGGCTGCCAATctcaaattttgttaaaaaaaatctttccaaaacaattgattggggcgggggggaagTCCGTGAACCCATGATTGTGATTTCTGAAATGTGTAAGGAAAAATTTAGTTTTGAATTTGCACACAGTAAAGTTCACTCCTTGGGATGTATGCTCCTGTGGGCTTGACAAAGGCAAGGAGTCCTGTATCTGCCACCACAGTACCAGACAGAACAGTTCTGCCATCCCCAGATTCCTTTGTGTTGTCTTTGAACTCCAGCTCCGTCCCTCATTCTCTGGCAACCATTGGTCTGTATTTGGTCTCTGGtttcctttttccagaatgtcacgtAAATAACAGAATCATGCAGTCTCTCACCTTTTTGGTCTGGCTTTGTTAGTGAAATGCGTCCTAGAGTCATCCATGTTGCATGAATCAGTGGTTCATTCGTCTTTCCTTGCTTAGTAGTACTGCACCTTGTGCATGTACCACAGTTATTTGTTTACAAATCCACTCATCTGCAGAAGGACTTACAAATGTACTTACCTGGTGTTTTTCAGTGACTATATATAAAGCTACTATAACCATTTGCATAGAGGTTTTTTGGTGTGGATACAAACATTTAATTGACTTGGTTAAATTCCTGGGAGCTGGACAACTGGGTCCTATGGGAAGCATGTgtgaaagaaactgccaaactattttccaaaatgactcTGCCcttttgtagtcttttttttttttaaagattatttatttatttgacagatagagatcacaaataggcagagagacaggcagagagagagagagggaagcaggctccccgctgagcagagagcccgatgcggggcttgatcccaggaccctgagaccatggcccaagctgaaggcagaggcttaacccactgagccacccaggcgccctgcccttTTGTATTCTTCAAATAATGTCCAGCTTGCTTTTTTGAAGGAGAGTCATTTCTCAACACCTCCATCAGTACTTCCAGAGCACTCCAGAGATCTCCACATTCTGGGAAACGTACATTTTGGGAAGAGATTTATGATTATGTTTGATTTGGTATTATCAGTTGGAAGGTACCAAATTTCCAGAAGCATGGCCAGAAGAATTTCAtgatgaaaagacactcaacacgAATGGTTTGGGTACCTAGCCATTTACACTTGAGTGGGTGGAGGTAAAGTGAGacactccttcctttttctttattttcaaatatgaacACATTTTTAAGGAATGTTCTGAATTACTCTTGGTACCTGGCACATCTAATCCTGAACATGGAACAACGCTGGACTCTCCTGTTTTTATGACTTATAAAGGCAACAAAGAGAAATCTGTAAATCTTGCTGATAATGTTGGTACTTCTGCTTTCTTGGTCACGCGTTCCACTGGGCTTTCTTCTTCAGTTGCATCATCTTTGCAGAGCTTTGAATTCCAGCCGGCGGTGGAACAGGTGTCTGATGTGGATGAGGTACAACTGGAGGACGAGCTGGAAGAGGTGGACCTGATGGAGCAGATGGATGAGGTGGATGAGGTGggacaagtagatgaagaggaagaggtgGAGCAGGTGGAGCAGATAGAGGAgctggagcaggaggggcagcTGGACCAGGTGGAGGAGGACAAACAGCTGGACCGAGTGGAGCAGGAGGACCAGGCGGACCAGGCTGAGCAGGAGGCTAGCTCACCCTCCAGTGCAGCTGCTGGCATCAGTGATGAGGTACCTCTCGGAGTCTTGCTCCACATATTTGTCTGGACCACTAACCCTGCAAAGCCCTGAATCTGCACTCTTGTGTTCAAGTTTGCTTTGTCGAAAAAATCCCTTTATTATCACTCTTTCTGTCATACTGCATTTTCAGATGCAGCTGGGAGTCCAGTGGACCCTAGCAaacagggaggtgggaggttaaGAAAGACAAAATCTCTGTTATCCTCTTAATGTGAAATATGTGAAGACACTATGGGTTTGAGAGAAAGTTTGGGCCAAATAGGCAGCTTATCTACTAAGAAAAGGCAGTATTTTCAAGAGCTGTATTCCTTATCACCTGGAAGGGGATGCTAACCATCTAGGGAAGATGACTTTCCTGGCTACCATGCCAACACCTCCCCACCACGAGCTAGGTTTCTCCAAcggaggttttttgttgttgttgttgtcgttttttgtttgtttgtttgtttgtttgtttagtttagaAACATGCCTTCCAGAATGCTTGTTGTATCCAACCTTCAAATGTCAGCACCAGAGTAAGGTTCGAGGTCAAATCAGTgcagttgggggcgcctgggtggctcagtggttaggccgctgccttcggctcaggtcatgatctcagggtcctgggatcgagtcccgcatcgggctctctgctcagcagggagcctgcttcctcctctctctctctctgcctgcctctctgcctacttgtgatttctctctgtcaaataaataaataaataaatctttaaaaaaaaaaaaaaaaaaaatcagtgcagtTGGATTTACTACTCTGTTGCTCTTCTATCTACAAATTTGTGTACATAATCACAGATTTGGAAAATCATCTTTTATAATAGCAGGATTATTAAAATCAGGATTAGAAGGCAAGATAATGAATTTATGGTCTGTTATGTGCAATTGTGTACATTAATTACAAAGCCTAAGATGagtccctccctcttttttttttttttttttgagtccctCCCTCTTTTATAATCAAAAGAACTGAGGGCTAGAAGACAGTTGTTTGAATCTGGCCCCAGCCTTGACCTTGCTacatccctgagcctcagtttcttgacCTCGAAATGGTCTGCTTGCCTTGCAGGGATTTCTAGACTGCTGTGAAAATTttttgaacaatttaaaaaacatttccatAGCAACCCATATTGtctttatttatgtctttatttgcCAAAAAGCTGTGGTTCCCCTTTCCCATTGACAAGTTTCTCTTCTGCTTTGAATAAAGTCATAACTAAACTTTAAATGTGACTTTTGTTTACAATAGTCAGAATAAGCAGCAATGAGTGTGGGTAGTACAGCCCTGCATGTGGTAGCGTATTGGACTTATGTGGGGTACCATGGATTGACAGACTGGAGTATATCCAGAAGCTAGAGCCCAGGATGGAGAGAGGCTGTAAAATGTCATGTTGTCAGTAGTGGAAGTTAGTCACCGTGGAAGGCACTGGAGAAGGGAGATGGGCAAGGGACAGGAAAGCCTGCTCCAAGTAGCTGCACAGCTGTCGTGCTCCTGAAGCAGAAGCGAGTCTCCGGTGCATTAAACTAGGATGGAGATCTAGCAGCTCAGGGCAGGCAGCTTTCCACTCCCCTCAAGAAAGCCATTCTCAGATGCGTTAGGTGCCTTCCCCAGGTGGtgtcctcccttcccttcagTGGAGAGGTGTGAGACAAGCTTGGTAGCTCATCTGCCAGGGACAGCAGAGAGAAGTTCCTGCTTGGAGAATGGGGATTTGAATGTGATAACCTGTAGGGTCTGTGGCTGCTAATCCCTAGTttagagtattttatttattcatttatttatttgcttaatgaATACCTCCTTTTTTTATATGAATATCTACATAGTTTACAACAAAAGAAGGACAATCGGGCAATTTTCACTGGCttaaaaattcacagaatttTTTATTACAAGCGAGAAAAGCAGCTTGCGTGTTTTTTGCTCTGTTTTTAATAACTCAGCTATGCTCTTCCATTAGCCACAGTATACGATAGAATAGACTCTTGTTTTTGTTCTCTAGCGGTTGCATGTATGTGTGCCTCCTCATCATTAATATTGGGACTGTGGCTCTCTCATCTTGTTTATGCACACGGTACCAACCCAGATCAAGGCAAATAATAGCTTCCCCAGATAGTTCTTTCCCAAGAACCCTGCCTCTTCCTTCCACCCTCAGCCAGTCACTTCAGAAGCTGTGTCCACTTAATTTCTTTCACAtgtgtcccttcctctctatGTCTCCTGCCTCTGGTCTGTTTCAGGCCCCTGTTATCTCTACTGTAACTGTGTGTGGAAGATCTGTACTTTCTAGGATGTTGTGAAGGTCAGATCCATGAATTTCTTTGCAAGTGCTTAGAGGAGTGCCTGGAACAAAGGAAGCGCCATTTGAACTTCTTCTTCTCACCCATTGCTAATGGGGTATCTGATAGACGTTTCCCACGTGCCTTGTCTGTGATATGATGGCCCACTGAGTCTGACTCTCTCACTAAGGATATTGGCAGGTCTTTGCTTCACACTTTGGGGCCAATTCCATGGTTTtatattttgagggaaaaaatcaGACTGCATGATTCCCATGATCCATTTCTGATCTTGAATTCTTGGATTCTTTAGCCATTTCTTCAGACTTTCTAGTCATGAAGGAAATTGGGGGTGCAGGAATCATTCTCATTCTCAGTCTTTGCAGACTTGGCAATAAAAGTCTGGTAGGATTTGGAGACCCCGGTGTCCCTATCTGGGAGCCACAAGCAATTCCTCCCCACAGTCAATACAACTACCGCCATCAATTATGTCATATATCAACAAGCGGGAGCTGGAGCTGATGAAAAAGTTCACGGAGCAGCTGGAAGAGCGGACACGGATGCTGCAGGCTGACATCCGAAGCCAGTGGGATGCACTGGAAATGATGAAGGAACAGCTTCAGAGAATACAGGATTCTACCTTTCAGGTCAGAGGCCAGTTCCAAGTAAGTAAGTGGCAGAAGGGAGAGGTAAAAAGAGACCTTGACAGTTGTCAAGCAGTCAGTCACCGGGGTCTGCTAGGAGGGAGAGCAGCTGCTCCAGGGTGGCAGTGGGGCATTTGGAGTGGTCCTCAGCAGGGACTTTTGCCTGTGCTATCTTTTGGCTGTACTGGCTGAGATCAGCCCAGTCAGGCTCTGGTGGTGGCAGACACAGATCCTATATAGCCAAGGTTTCCCGGGGGCCCTGTCCCACTCTGTCCCAGGCATGTCCTGTTCCCTGAGGAAAGGTGTGGCCTCTGAATAAGACCTCCATGATACTGTGTCCTTCCAGATGCAGCCAACCATCTCACACCACCTTGACCATCCTGAGTTCCAGTCTTTGGAGCCAGTGCTCAAGAAACAACGCACTGAGCAAATGAAGGAGTCCCTCCCAGACCTCGAGGAGATCAGCCTTTCCTGTGGTTCATGTTCACCCTGCTCTTTCAAATTCtcggaggagctggaggagactTGTGATGACTCCAACCAGGTACAGAAAGCCTGTTTCAACTGGGGAGATGAAAGGAGATTTTATTGTCATAAACACCGGGGCTCACCTGATTCTCCTGAGGGGTTGATGCCTAATCAGTTGGCTGTGGTTCACTTGCCTGAGATAAAAATTCTTGGCGAGGTAGACCCAGACACTCGTTCCCAGGCACACATATGTGCATCCCGGATGGCAGCGCCTTGTGCCCGGATAAACACATAGACATCACCCTGACCACACCCGCAGGCACCGGGCTGCTGTCATCTGCTCTAGGAGAATGGAGGAGGGCTGTTCAGTTGGCTTCTGGGGGACTCTTGGGGGCACTGAGGTTCTTTCGTCTCTCCTTCTGAAGCCACTGCTGGAGGGGCAGGACCCATTCCTGCAGCAGCCGTTGCAACAGGCACAGGACCAGCTTCTGTCAGAGCAGCAGATGCAGGAGCAGCCCCAGCCGCCGAGCACCGTGGTGGGAAGGCAGAATCTGCAGATATACCTGCCAGGCCGGGCCAGCGTAGCTGTGCCCCTCTGTGAGGACCACATGACGTTCATGCACACCCAGCCCATCGTTCCTGTCCAGTTAGCAGCTGGACAACAGCCCTCTGGCTGCTATCAAGGCGATACTCTGCGGGACGAGGAAGATGACAGCCCTAGGTAAGAAGTGCATGGAACAGTGGTAAGTGCAGAAGTCCCTGCTTTCCCCTTATGGCCAGACACTGTGCCTGAACCCATGAGTGACTTACCCACAGGGCACCCAACCCCCCTCATCAAAAGCAGTGTGCTCCCACTCACCTTGCTCTGTGGCTTCCAGACCCCTGCCTCTACATGCGCAGTGTGTGGCCAAGCATGTGCTGGTAGAACGGAGGAGACTGTGAAAATAGGAGGCCTAGATAAGCTAGGGAACTGGCAGATCTTGAAATCGCTTGGCTCCACCCACCCAAGCGCAGTCTTACCGCACGGGATGTCTAGAGCAAAGTCTTATGTGCCCATAGCTGAGTGACTCCAGAGCTCCCAgctttcttctcccactccactgTAATCTGGTGATCATAGCAGACCAGAAGAAGGGGTCTCCAGAGAAGTGATAATCTATGTGAGGGAAGTGGGTGTGAAACAGTTGCTACATGTCCATTGGATACCAAGGGGCTAAGCTCCCAGAAGAACTAAGTTCTCGGAGGCTGTATGAGGACATGAACACATTTTCTGCTCAGTAATAAGTCTGTGGTCCCAAATGCCAGAAAGAGaaggctctgctcagcagtgaaggGGTTGTAGAGCACATGCTTGGTGCCTAGTAAATAATTTTGAGCGAATGCCAGCTCTCTGAGCAGGCTTCCCAGAGCTCTCCAGATTTCCTTCTGGGCCTCCCCTGTAGAGTCAGTGACCCTGATATGTCTGGTGGGTGGGTTAGTGCCACGTTCCCCACAGGCCTGATCATCAGAATCCACTTGAGGAGGCTGTAGGAAGTACAGATTCAGAAGTCCCTATTTACCCAAGATAAAGGGGGCTCTTGTAGAGACAGCACTGGATTTGCAGGGAGGAACTAGCCCGGCAGCCCCAAACAGAAACAAAGGGCATGTCCCTGACTTTGGATGGGTAAAGTGACAGGCCCAAGGCCACAGAGATCACCATTGTGGGATATTCAGGACTGTCCAAGTAATACAAATAAAACCACTGGAGCCAAAAGACTAATTCACCTCAGTCTTTACATTCACCTGACTTTGGCAAATGGAATCTTCGTTGGGCAAGGTGAGGATACAAACCCATGAATCCTGATTTAGCCACCAAAACCAGTTGTGCCATAAGCACCTACCAAAGAACAAGGCAATGGCTCCTGGGTCATGGGTCCCAGACCCATGTCACTATAAcatgtttttttcagttttgttcctGAGGAGCAGCAGAAGGTGTCCATGGTATATAACCCGGGCTCTGACACAGTTGCTTCTACCAGCTTTCCTCAGTCTCCCATACATTCTGACTCCAGCTTAGTCACTCTGGAGACCCCGCAGGATTATATCCAGCTTTGGCGACAGCCACCAGATTCACAGCATCACCTTTACCTCCAAGTGAATACTTGGACTTCCAGTGAGCAGAACAGCCTGCAGGACCAAGCTACCTGGCCCCAGGTATAAACCTTTCCTTTCCCCTATGCTTCCCAGCCTAGGTCAGGGCATTTGGCATGGAGGCCAGGCCCCTTCCCCAAAAAGCACACACCACAGCAGTACGCTCTGGGTGTGAAATCCAGACTTCAGAGCTCAGTAAATTCGAGAGCAATTACTCGCATGGCGGCGGCACACACTGCTGAGTCAATTGATTCCCTTCAAGTTTCCATGAAAAAGTGAGCTGTCCTCATGGATCTTAAATGCGATCAGAGGTAAAAACTTCCctaactaaccctaacccagacccctTTCTGAACTTGTGGATCATTCATTCTGCTGCAAAATCCTGGGCCTCGTGTGGGTGTGGTTCATTGTACTAAAAAATGAACCAAGGGTCCTACTGTGCAATGTGCTTGGTGTTTATCCACAGGGAGCTCCATACTTGCCAGGAAAGACCCCCACTTCAGGGACCATCTGCTACGGTCATATTTCCAGGGCAGTGTTGGCAGCTGATCCAGATGGAAATCATTTACTGGGTTTGGTCCCAGAAAGACTCTCAGCAGGCCCCTTGGGACCAAACACGCTCAATGTGACTAACAGTACTTATAAAGGGTGTTTTGATTCTGGCTTcagaaatcttgtttttttttttttttttaagattttatttatttatttgacagatatcacaagcagatggagagacaggcagagagagagagagagagagagagagagagagagaagcaggctccccgctgagcagagagcccgatacgggactcgatcccaggaccctgagatcatgacctgagccgaaggcagtggcttaacccactgagccacccaggcgccctggcttcAGAAATCTTAATGGAGCCTaacctctgattttttaaaaactaatgacAACAACAAGGCAAAAAGAACCCAGTAAGTTAAGGCAGAATGAGtgagtttggaattttaaatggcTAAATGTGTGGTTATTTTGACATATACACCTTGACCAGCTGGACTGCCAATCCTCCAGAAAGTTGACCCACAGGAGGCACTGCTCACATGAAAAGAGCACATAGATGCTCAGTGGACCCTGTGGTTCAGTTCCCAAGGCAAACTCTGGTGAAACCCTTCATCATGTCTGCTCTCAGAGCACTACCATCTGGATGGGCCCTTAGGAGCAGAGCAGCCATCCCAAGGAAGTGGAAAAGGGAAGATGCCTGGAAGGTTGTtgggagaatgccatgtgatgGGAAAGGTAACAGCACCCCACACAGGTATTAACCCAACAGCCTTAGCTGGCAATCGGGCTCAGCATGGAAGTTACTTAGGTTGAGCAGAATAATAGCAGGGTCCAAGGGTAGGGCCAGGGAGAGAGCTTCCAAGCCTTTGGCTAGCCATGGCTGGCAGAGAAGCCTGGCTAGGGAGGGCCAGACACAGAACCTCATAGTCTTAGGCATGAAGAAAACTTTGGGGGAGACCAGGGCAACTCTTGCTGGTCTTTAAGACAAGATGTTGTTGGAAGACAAAAGTGGAGAGGAACCCCATTGTCCCCATCTGCACCTTCTGGCAGCGCCTTGTACGTCTGTGTCCCAAAGACATACTTCTCAGCAGCTTGCTGACTTGGACTAGAGGGAAAGTTTCACCTCGTCCACCTTTTTCTTGGCAGGTGTCAGCTCCTCAGGCAAACCCCGAGGCTTTCCAGAACCCTGAAGAATACTCACCAGACCATATCAGCTATTTTATGTCTGCCGAGCAGTCTAGCTCAGACGAGAACCAGCACCAGCAATACTTTCATACTGAACCTTGAGAGAAGAGGGACAGACAGGCCAATGAGGCCTGCATGGCCAGGGGACCTCCAAGGCTCACAGAGTCCCCTGGagtaggggttggggagggggaggtggatattttcttttctttcctgataaGTTCTGTTTGGGATTGTCGAGCACAACCCATTTCTTGGAAGAGGCAGCCCGTGATCTCCAGTGTGCTGATGTGTGACAGCAGCCAGGCCCCAGCAGGAGACTGCTGTCCCTTACCTTCTTGCCTGGCCTTGCACACACCTGTTCTACTAGGGGTGAGCAGGCTGCAGAGTCTACTCAAGTTCAAAtaccgttttttgtttttgtttttgttttctgctgaGAAACATTTTCCAGCATGGTTTATAATCTGGTAGGAAGCTGTTTTGTCTTAAGCCACAGTCATGCTGGGGAAATCACAGGGAACAGAATTCCAATGGTGGAAAGCTGAAATCAGATGAACACAGGTGCTTTGTACTAAATCACAGCTccagtgcttaataaatatctttCATTGCAACTCTCTGTGAACTTATATGATTGGTCTTTTGGAACCCAGAAATGGTACTGACCTAGTTGACTGGTACTGGGGTCCTCTCATTTCCTGGACTTGAGCCCCTCATGGGCACCTCTTCTCCCTGCCACATTTGCAGAGACCGATGGCTTCTGCCACCCTGACTAGCCGTGTGCCCAGGCCCTCTGTGTGGCTGAAGCCTGCCGGCTCTTTCATTGATGCTGAGGGCAGCCACAGGCTTACTGGGCCCAAACCAGAGGGCCTAGACTAGGCTTACCCACTCTGTGGAGACCATACTCTGCCTCACATATCACCTCTGAGGTGAGCCTGGGTGCATTGCATGCATGTTCCTTCTCTCCTGCCTATAGCTTTTCCTCTAGCGGGGGTGCTCCCTGGAGGGAAAGTGATTTGTTCTCTGGCTAGATACCAAGTAGAGCATCTTTCCAACTGTCTACACAGGGGCCAAGAGGAGGGCAGCAGGAAGCACTTGAACAACCTATCAGAAGTCATCCCGAGCCTTTAATGTCTGTCTTAAGATAATGAGTCATTATCGTATTACTTACttattacttatttacttattacttacttattttgaaTAAGTGAGAGGAAGCCCCCAGTCTCTAGGGACAAGTTAAAGGGGGCACATGAGGCCTCACACCCACAGGAAGATTTCGGCATTCTTCAGGAAATCTGATCTCTACCAGGGTGGTCTGGACTGAATGTGTCCCTCTCCAATTCATGTATGGAAACCCTACCCAACAATGTGATCATATTTGAAGGTAGGGCCCTTGGCAAGTGCTCAGCTTCAGATGAAGTCATAAGGGTGGGCCTCCCACAGTGGAATTAATGCCCCTATAAGAGGAGACACAAAGAGCCTGCTCCCTCTCACCTTGTGTGCACAAAGAAGAGGTCATGTCAGCCCAGAACAAGACGGTGGCTACATACAAGCTGAGAGAAGAGGTATCTCTGGAACCTTCAGACTGTTACGGCAGTCTGGGCTGACCAAAACACAGGGGATATTTCCTTCTTGGCATGTCCCTTTGTAGCCATTGGGAAGGAGCAGTTGAAGGCTCACCTGCCGCAGTCACTCCTTGGCCCATTGTGTTTGGCAGAGGTAGAAAATTTCCAAGAACCAGTTCTCTTTGGCTGCCGTGTAGAGATGGCAATGGAGAAGTCAGGGACACCCTTGATACCCACCATGACTGTGGACGAGCAGAGTTTGAAGTGATGGGCATTCTGGGGGTGTTGACAGGGACTCTGTGGCCTCCTGCACTGG
This region includes:
- the PASD1 gene encoding circadian clock protein PASD1; its protein translation is MALQEPLEDVPDITENKKKDRFHAFFTELRAMIQAHGYPVKGDRSKTSQRTTAASQEKEGKVNPETSREQSNWIPFHSYEDFKCKTLQSLDGFMIILSTDGVIIFVAENITCLLGHLPNEIIGKKLLSLLPDHEKNEVYRKIALKLPLSNSGTDLGKHIDFCCHLKRGNVEHDSAPTYEYVKLILTVQDILNEPLMLFSSFFPSHAYAESSPTYLPLEDRFYLVGSIFLFRAQTLRELFTVKKAEEEVLLIQDSDEEAVSPEHRSQGQKRSSRMELLCAESAAAAAAASEDQVDIGTVEQYGPQESDHVIRIESDTSYDSSTSSLESILASPECHECSELLLVPGTSNPEHGTTLDSPVFMTYKGNKEKSVNLADNVGTSAFLVTRSTGLSSSVASSLQSFEFQPAVEQVSDVDEVQLEDELEEVDLMEQMDEVDEVGQVDEEEEVEQVEQIEELEQEGQLDQVEEDKQLDRVEQEDQADQAEQEASSPSSAAAGISDESGRIWRPRCPYLGATSNSSPQSIQLPPSIMSYINKRELELMKKFTEQLEERTRMLQADIRSQWDALEMMKEQLQRIQDSTFQMQPTISHHLDHPEFQSLEPVLKKQRTEQMKESLPDLEEISLSCGSCSPCSFKFSEELEETCDDSNQPLLEGQDPFLQQPLQQAQDQLLSEQQMQEQPQPPSTVVGRQNLQIYLPGRASVAVPLCEDHMTFMHTQPIVPVQLAAGQQPSGCYQGDTLRDEEDDSPSFVPEEQQKVSMVYNPGSDTVASTSFPQSPIHSDSSLVTLETPQDYIQLWRQPPDSQHHLYLQVNTWTSSEQNSLQDQATWPQV